The following are encoded together in the Proteiniphilum saccharofermentans genome:
- a CDS encoding FecR family protein has translation MKIEKNIIDKWKLLLKVLSEEIPEDDRHFQRWLNEDTENRKLYLSLKEGRQNEELFDKDKVFNTISSKLSLNTGKRKPLYQKKWFKYAVSSVAVIALSIIVLNYFTFQENTTPERIDKNIFDPGSKKAYLLSMQGEKIDLSESFEVKKEDGTIISNNSEGVISFQKTAPVKKTIEHQTIYVPKSGEYELILSDGSKVFLNSESQLTFPSYFEGDTRNVELTGEAYFEVKKDEKPFIIQTPDLMIEVLGTSFNINAYQTNPYVNATLVEGSIRIHLSENQETFLLQPEHNFRLDKLSDEISVQQVNTDVYTSWVKGEFVFRNQPLSEIFVQLERWYDFRIVYESPDIGKMRFTGSVEKARPLNYLLDQIQAVTDIGYRPEGDKIILYK, from the coding sequence ATGAAAATAGAAAAAAACATCATTGATAAATGGAAACTGTTATTAAAAGTATTAAGCGAAGAGATACCTGAAGATGACAGACATTTTCAACGTTGGCTTAATGAAGATACAGAAAACAGAAAGCTTTACCTGTCATTAAAAGAGGGAAGGCAAAACGAAGAACTATTTGATAAGGATAAAGTTTTTAATACTATCTCCAGCAAGCTCAGTCTGAATACTGGAAAAAGAAAGCCCTTATACCAAAAAAAATGGTTTAAATACGCTGTTTCTTCTGTTGCAGTCATTGCACTATCTATTATTGTACTAAACTATTTCACTTTTCAAGAGAATACAACTCCCGAAAGAATAGACAAAAATATCTTTGATCCGGGCTCTAAAAAAGCATATCTTCTTTCAATGCAAGGTGAAAAGATCGATCTGTCCGAATCTTTTGAAGTAAAAAAAGAAGATGGCACCATTATTTCAAATAATAGCGAAGGGGTTATAAGTTTTCAAAAGACAGCACCTGTTAAAAAAACAATAGAACACCAAACGATATATGTACCTAAATCCGGTGAATATGAACTGATATTATCAGATGGATCTAAAGTCTTTCTTAATTCAGAGTCACAATTGACATTTCCTTCTTATTTTGAAGGAGACACACGTAATGTAGAGTTGACCGGAGAAGCTTATTTTGAAGTAAAAAAAGACGAGAAACCATTTATTATCCAAACTCCGGATCTTATGATCGAAGTACTGGGAACCTCGTTCAATATCAATGCATATCAGACAAATCCGTATGTCAATGCCACTTTAGTGGAAGGCAGCATCCGGATCCATCTGTCTGAAAACCAAGAAACCTTTTTGCTACAACCCGAACACAATTTCCGGCTGGATAAATTATCCGACGAGATATCCGTTCAGCAGGTAAATACAGATGTGTATACATCCTGGGTAAAAGGAGAGTTCGTGTTCAGAAACCAGCCTTTAAGTGAAATATTTGTCCAGTTGGAAAGATGGTATGATTTCAGGATCGTCTATGAAAGCCCGGACATAGGGAAAATGCGGTTTACCGGAAGTGTAGAGAAAGCAAGACCGCTTAATTATTTACTGGATCAGATACAAGCGGTTACAGACATTGGATATAGACCTGAAGGTGATAAAATAATTCTATACAAATAA
- a CDS encoding TonB-dependent receptor, producing MKLVFFFLLLSSNLVWAGQTYAQITLLNLDLNNVPLEEVFDAIRKQSEFEFFYNNDQVNTSVKVSVKAKNADINTVLEQALPDTYEYKINDRYILVNKRKEVAPVLSAHPQPQQTKKTITGTVTDKEGESIIGANIVEKNTTNGTVTDVNGNFSLHVEEGATIKISYIGYLSQDINTAGKIHFDIILNEDRQALDEVIVVGYGTQRKGNLTGSVASIKSEKLTIAPITNVTNMLGGQLAGLKTKQTSGIPGSDNASLNIRGFNSPLIIVDGVETSFNNIDASQIESISILKDGAASIYGARAGNGVVLVTLKRGNESKVSISANTSLTYQNSTNLIKSGSSGQRSEWEREAHINANLPSSQIPWTLSEIEKFYSGDDPDYINTDWFSSVVRPWAPQQNHNLSVSGGNKNLKFLSYLGYNEQRTISRHDGGGYDRINLQTTIDANLLDGLTLSSSVNYIKEMRNFTAMNLFHSNYYYAIYDSDPRYPLHFPDRSRLSYAGSSYGNALFVSSRSLAGYSSNNNHSFRVNGSLTYDFKKIEGLKLKAFVNYNGYQGFSKLFRKQPDFYSYNSATGDYIFERKAQDPTVLSQGGSYSEDFTQQYSISYDKTFNTDHTFSALLLHERINYKNEGFDTQRGNFKTSTIDQLFAGDPTTASNDGKASEMGRSSFVGRLNYGYKNKYLIETIFRADASAKFPKDGRWGFFPSVSVGWVVSEEDFMDNYSACDNIKVRGSIGQSGDDGIGNYQYYAGYAFDMSYILGNEIIQGIYSTGLANSILSWEKISIYNLGIDYSFFNRKLFGIVEGFYRLRDGIPGYRTKSLPSTFGAALPLENLNSIDTRGFEFEIGTSGKINDFVYNISGNIAWARSKWVKYDEPEYEDADQKRIYGVTGKWTDERYGYISDGVFTSQEEINNLDYTYVELGGNESIKPGDVKYIDVNGDNILDWRDQVEIGKGTLPNWMYGINTNFSYKNIDLSILFQGAFGYTTYIDLESAPTVLKFENRWTEEVNSKNSLVPRPGSKNPANWWYSDYRNHNTSYIRLKNMAIGYSLSSNLLSKYKIDKMRVYIAGTNLVTFSSLKKFGVDPEAPEGTPAYYYPQQRTISFGLSITY from the coding sequence ATGAAATTAGTTTTTTTCTTTTTGCTGTTGAGTTCCAATTTAGTTTGGGCCGGACAGACTTATGCCCAAATCACATTGTTAAATCTGGATCTTAATAATGTACCATTGGAAGAAGTTTTCGACGCCATTCGTAAGCAAAGTGAATTTGAATTCTTCTATAACAACGATCAGGTGAACACCTCAGTAAAAGTAAGTGTGAAAGCGAAAAATGCCGATATTAACACAGTATTGGAACAGGCACTTCCTGATACTTATGAATACAAAATTAATGACCGGTATATTCTGGTAAATAAACGGAAAGAAGTTGCTCCTGTACTGTCGGCACATCCTCAACCACAACAAACAAAAAAGACAATCACTGGAACAGTTACCGATAAAGAAGGGGAATCCATTATCGGTGCCAATATTGTGGAAAAAAATACTACAAACGGAACGGTAACGGATGTAAACGGGAATTTTTCTTTACATGTGGAAGAAGGTGCAACTATTAAAATTTCTTATATAGGTTATCTTTCTCAGGATATTAATACCGCAGGTAAAATACACTTCGATATTATTTTAAATGAGGATAGGCAAGCATTAGATGAGGTAATAGTTGTAGGATATGGCACGCAGAGGAAAGGTAATCTCACCGGTTCTGTCGCCTCAATTAAATCCGAAAAACTGACTATAGCTCCTATAACTAATGTTACAAATATGTTAGGAGGCCAACTTGCCGGCTTAAAAACCAAACAAACATCGGGAATTCCTGGCTCCGACAATGCCTCCCTTAATATCAGGGGTTTCAATTCCCCCCTTATTATTGTGGATGGAGTAGAAACCAGTTTCAACAATATTGATGCATCTCAAATTGAGTCTATCTCAATTCTTAAGGATGGTGCTGCATCGATCTATGGAGCCCGTGCCGGCAACGGTGTTGTGCTGGTAACCCTTAAGCGGGGCAATGAGTCTAAAGTTTCTATCTCTGCCAATACATCATTAACTTATCAGAATTCCACAAATTTAATTAAATCAGGAAGCTCCGGTCAAAGGTCGGAATGGGAAAGAGAAGCACATATTAATGCAAATCTCCCTTCATCACAAATACCCTGGACACTTTCTGAAATCGAAAAATTCTACAGCGGAGACGATCCTGACTATATCAATACTGATTGGTTCTCATCCGTTGTTCGTCCCTGGGCCCCACAACAAAACCACAACCTGTCAGTGAGTGGAGGAAATAAAAATCTAAAATTCCTGTCATATCTCGGATACAATGAGCAACGAACAATCTCGCGGCATGATGGAGGAGGATACGATAGAATAAATTTGCAAACTACGATTGATGCTAATCTTTTAGATGGACTTACTTTATCTTCAAGCGTAAACTATATCAAGGAGATGCGAAATTTCACTGCGATGAACCTGTTCCATTCCAATTACTATTACGCAATTTATGATAGTGATCCGCGCTATCCTCTGCACTTTCCCGACAGGTCAAGGCTATCCTATGCTGGTAGTTCTTACGGGAATGCCCTTTTTGTATCCAGCAGATCGCTTGCAGGATATAGTTCAAATAATAACCATAGTTTTAGGGTAAATGGTTCATTGACATACGACTTTAAAAAAATTGAGGGACTAAAACTGAAAGCTTTCGTGAACTATAATGGATATCAAGGGTTCAGCAAACTATTCAGAAAACAGCCCGATTTCTATTCATATAATTCAGCAACGGGTGATTACATCTTCGAAAGGAAGGCACAGGATCCAACGGTACTCTCTCAAGGAGGGTCATATAGTGAAGACTTCACACAACAATATTCAATATCATACGATAAAACTTTCAACACCGATCATACTTTCTCTGCATTACTACTTCACGAAAGGATCAATTACAAAAATGAGGGATTCGATACACAACGTGGAAATTTCAAAACCAGTACAATCGATCAACTTTTCGCTGGTGACCCCACCACTGCATCCAATGATGGAAAGGCGTCAGAAATGGGTAGATCCAGTTTTGTCGGTCGTTTAAACTACGGCTATAAAAACAAATACCTGATTGAGACCATTTTCAGAGCAGATGCTTCAGCTAAGTTCCCTAAAGATGGGCGTTGGGGGTTTTTCCCAAGTGTATCGGTTGGCTGGGTCGTTTCCGAAGAGGATTTCATGGATAATTACTCAGCATGTGATAATATTAAGGTCAGGGGAAGTATCGGGCAATCGGGTGATGATGGGATCGGTAATTATCAATATTACGCCGGTTATGCATTCGATATGTCTTATATCTTAGGCAATGAAATTATCCAAGGGATCTATTCTACCGGGTTGGCCAACTCTATTTTGTCATGGGAGAAAATTTCGATCTACAACCTCGGCATTGATTATTCATTTTTTAATCGAAAGTTATTTGGGATTGTCGAGGGTTTTTACCGCTTAAGGGATGGAATTCCCGGGTATCGTACCAAATCGCTCCCATCCACTTTTGGAGCAGCCTTACCGCTTGAGAATTTAAACAGTATCGACACAAGAGGATTTGAATTTGAAATTGGCACCTCTGGTAAAATCAACGATTTTGTATACAACATTTCCGGAAATATTGCTTGGGCAAGGAGTAAATGGGTGAAATATGACGAACCTGAATATGAAGATGCTGATCAAAAACGCATTTACGGTGTTACGGGAAAATGGACTGATGAGCGTTATGGATATATTTCCGACGGCGTTTTCACTTCTCAAGAAGAAATCAACAACCTGGACTATACTTACGTAGAACTGGGAGGGAACGAATCGATAAAACCAGGTGATGTTAAATATATAGACGTGAATGGAGATAATATTCTTGACTGGAGAGATCAGGTAGAAATAGGTAAAGGCACCTTACCTAACTGGATGTATGGTATCAACACAAACTTTTCTTATAAAAATATTGACTTAAGTATACTGTTTCAGGGAGCATTTGGCTATACCACTTATATTGATCTCGAATCGGCTCCTACTGTCCTAAAGTTTGAGAACCGCTGGACAGAAGAGGTCAATAGTAAGAATTCTCTTGTACCCAGACCGGGAAGTAAGAATCCTGCAAACTGGTGGTATTCAGATTACAGAAACCATAATACATCCTATATCAGGCTAAAGAACATGGCCATAGGCTATTCTTTGAGTTCAAATTTACTGTCAAAATACAAGATTGATAAAATGAGGGTATACATAGCCGGTACTAATCTGGTTACCTTTAGCAGCCTCAAAAAATTTGGTGTAGATCCTGAAGCACCGGAAGGCACCCCGGCATATTATTACCCGCAACAACGTACTATCAGCTTTGGACTTTCAATCACTTATTAA
- a CDS encoding glycoside hydrolase family 3 N-terminal domain-containing protein: MKRPMRKKMLFLCISIIYPVLVSAQVSTNLYEQTDKEGMTRWVDSVYTKMTLDEKVGQLFMPIVEPNSSWKGRISGYIRNQKVGGLLFSKGTLAQQADITNYAQQLADIPLLISLDGEWGLSMRLTDAPKYPRNMIIGAIQDEEIVKLYGKEIARQCREMGIHVNFSPSLDVHSNPKNPIIGTRSYGENPVNTAKKGIAYAKGLEENGVMSVAKHFPGHGDTSEDSHKTLPTIPHNRERLEQIELFPFREYINAGLSGMMTGHLNVPALQTKGMPASLSPEVGIHLLKKEMGFTGLTFTDGMAMKGVSDQPEASIKALLAGNDIILGVVNQGKEFASVKKAVEDGTIPTSLLEEKVRKILSYKYILGANEFTPINTSTIHNKVNASSAEWIQRKIYDGAVTLLKNENELIPVRKLDQTKIAAVSIGAPADNTFHKYLKKYAPLTTFNAQSTAALSEIKALKEYDLIIISIHSNNAVDAAALQQLTKDRKTILAFFTSPYRIDNFQASFNNTTATLIGYDATDFAQMSAAQGIFGGIGISGKLPVSTTAIKEGTGLNTEKIRLGYSMPEETGLVSERFSEIESIAMEGIRQRAYPGCQILVAKDGVVIYEREFGKFDYGESPEVTDETVYDLASVTKATATLPAIMKLYDEKKIRLQDPLSKFVLETKGSNKANLTIRSLLLHETGVIAFIPYYAAAIDEKSYSGSLFGKQSAIYHARYAGAWGRTDYKFLPELISTRESEQFYLPVAKGLYASNKMHDKLLKEVIDTPLSRKGSYRYSCLNFMLLKEAVESVSGTDLDTYVKQNFYYKLGASTTFQPLKHIPIERIPATENDPFFRKQHVRGYVHDEGAALFGGISGNAGLFSNANDLAKLYQMWLNGGEYGGERYLSEETVRLFTTTKSSISRRGLGFDKPDPTNSRYSPTSPGTPIEVYGHTGFTGTSFWVDPTHNIIYIFLSNRVNPSRTPNRFSTLSIRERIQEELYHALKTIKSPITTD; the protein is encoded by the coding sequence ATGAAGAGACCAATGAGGAAAAAGATGCTTTTTTTATGCATTTCTATTATATACCCGGTGCTTGTATCAGCGCAGGTGTCTACCAATCTGTATGAACAGACGGACAAGGAAGGAATGACGCGGTGGGTGGATTCGGTATATACGAAAATGACCCTCGACGAAAAGGTTGGGCAGCTTTTTATGCCCATAGTAGAACCAAATAGTAGTTGGAAGGGCAGAATATCGGGGTATATCCGGAATCAGAAAGTAGGAGGATTACTCTTTTCAAAGGGAACATTGGCTCAGCAGGCCGATATTACTAATTATGCCCAACAACTTGCGGACATACCGCTTTTGATTTCCCTTGACGGTGAGTGGGGTTTGTCCATGCGGTTGACAGACGCCCCGAAATATCCCAGGAATATGATAATCGGAGCCATACAGGATGAAGAGATAGTGAAACTATACGGAAAGGAAATAGCACGCCAATGCAGAGAAATGGGTATTCATGTAAATTTCTCCCCTTCACTCGACGTCCATAGTAATCCTAAAAATCCCATTATCGGTACACGTTCCTACGGAGAGAATCCGGTCAATACGGCAAAGAAAGGAATTGCCTATGCAAAAGGATTGGAGGAAAACGGCGTGATGTCAGTAGCTAAACATTTCCCCGGTCATGGCGACACCTCTGAAGACTCTCACAAGACATTACCGACTATCCCGCATAACCGCGAACGATTGGAACAGATAGAACTTTTTCCATTCCGTGAGTATATCAATGCCGGACTGTCGGGAATGATGACAGGTCATCTGAACGTGCCGGCATTACAGACAAAAGGTATGCCTGCATCGCTTTCCCCTGAAGTAGGCATACACCTTCTCAAAAAGGAAATGGGTTTCACCGGACTCACTTTTACCGACGGTATGGCTATGAAGGGCGTCTCTGATCAACCCGAAGCAAGCATAAAAGCCCTATTGGCCGGCAATGACATCATATTAGGAGTTGTAAACCAGGGAAAAGAGTTCGCATCGGTGAAAAAAGCAGTCGAAGACGGTACAATTCCAACTTCACTCCTCGAAGAAAAAGTACGGAAAATACTTTCTTACAAATATATCCTTGGTGCAAACGAGTTTACCCCTATCAATACCTCAACCATTCATAACAAAGTAAATGCCTCTTCTGCAGAATGGATACAGCGGAAGATTTATGATGGTGCTGTCACGCTTCTCAAAAATGAGAATGAGTTGATCCCGGTGAGGAAACTCGACCAGACAAAGATCGCAGCCGTTTCCATCGGTGCTCCTGCTGACAACACGTTCCACAAGTATCTGAAAAAATACGCCCCCCTAACCACTTTCAACGCTCAATCCACAGCAGCACTCTCCGAAATAAAAGCGTTGAAAGAGTATGACCTGATTATTATCTCCATCCATTCAAACAATGCCGTTGATGCGGCAGCGTTACAACAACTGACAAAAGACCGGAAGACTATACTTGCATTTTTCACCTCACCTTACAGGATAGATAATTTTCAAGCATCATTCAACAACACCACAGCAACCCTTATAGGCTACGATGCTACTGATTTCGCGCAGATGAGTGCTGCACAGGGTATTTTCGGAGGAATTGGTATCAGTGGAAAGCTTCCGGTATCGACTACTGCTATTAAGGAAGGCACAGGCCTTAACACAGAAAAGATACGCCTGGGCTATTCTATGCCCGAAGAGACAGGGTTAGTTTCGGAAAGATTCAGTGAGATAGAGAGTATTGCAATGGAAGGGATCAGACAGCGGGCCTATCCCGGATGTCAGATCCTGGTAGCAAAAGACGGGGTGGTGATCTATGAAAGGGAGTTCGGCAAATTCGATTACGGGGAAAGCCCTGAAGTGACGGACGAAACAGTCTACGACCTGGCATCGGTTACCAAGGCAACTGCGACCCTCCCTGCTATCATGAAATTGTATGACGAGAAAAAAATACGCCTTCAGGATCCGCTCAGTAAATTCGTCTTGGAGACTAAGGGTAGCAATAAGGCAAATCTTACCATACGTTCACTGCTATTGCATGAAACAGGGGTAATTGCTTTTATTCCTTACTATGCCGCAGCTATTGACGAAAAGAGCTACTCCGGTTCCCTGTTCGGCAAGCAATCGGCAATCTATCATGCCCGTTATGCAGGGGCCTGGGGCCGTACTGACTATAAGTTCCTACCTGAACTGATCTCTACACGTGAATCGGAACAATTTTATCTTCCCGTCGCCAAAGGACTGTATGCAAGCAACAAGATGCACGACAAACTGTTGAAAGAGGTCATCGATACTCCGTTGAGCCGGAAAGGGAGCTACAGATACAGCTGCCTTAATTTCATGCTTTTGAAGGAAGCAGTGGAGTCTGTGTCGGGAACGGATCTGGATACTTACGTGAAACAGAATTTCTACTATAAGCTGGGAGCATCTACTACTTTCCAACCGTTAAAGCATATACCCATTGAAAGAATTCCTGCGACTGAAAATGATCCTTTTTTCCGCAAACAACACGTACGAGGGTACGTGCATGATGAAGGTGCTGCCCTTTTCGGCGGCATATCGGGTAATGCAGGCCTTTTTTCCAATGCCAATGACCTGGCCAAGCTCTATCAGATGTGGCTTAACGGAGGAGAATATGGAGGAGAACGCTATTTGAGTGAAGAGACGGTCAGGCTTTTTACCACGACGAAAAGCAGCATCAGTCGCCGTGGCCTGGGATTTGACAAACCCGATCCCACCAACAGCCGATACAGCCCGACCAGTCCGGGAACCCCCATCGAAGTATATGGCCATACCGGCTTCACCGGCACCAGCTTCTGGGTCGATCCTACCCACAATATAATTTATATCTTTCTCTCCAATAGGGTAAATCCATCAAGGACTCCCAACCGCTTTTCTACTCTTAGCATCAGAGAGCGTATCCAGGAAGAGTTATATCACGCCTTGAAGACAATAAAAAGTCCAATAACAACCGATTAG
- a CDS encoding RNA polymerase sigma factor, giving the protein MKNEENKLIKKLKAGDEGVFKRIFYLYSDRLFVWAYKITGDSLASADIVQDFFIRCWEKRDILPDKCSFKAYAYKSVYNASLNYLRDNKRFVYGYEITIDLIDDDVRDEDIEELKRLLLKAIDELPDRCKKIFVMTTMEKKKYTEVADLLGISVNTVKVQVSKAYRILKEKIG; this is encoded by the coding sequence ATGAAAAACGAAGAGAACAAGTTGATAAAAAAATTAAAGGCCGGTGATGAAGGAGTCTTTAAAAGGATATTCTATCTCTATAGTGACAGGCTTTTCGTCTGGGCATACAAGATAACTGGTGACTCCTTAGCATCGGCAGATATTGTACAGGATTTTTTTATCCGTTGCTGGGAAAAGAGGGATATACTGCCTGATAAATGTTCTTTTAAAGCCTACGCTTATAAATCCGTTTACAACGCATCATTGAATTACCTCAGGGATAATAAACGTTTCGTGTACGGTTATGAAATCACAATAGATCTGATTGACGATGATGTACGAGATGAGGACATTGAAGAATTAAAAAGGTTACTCCTGAAAGCCATTGACGAATTACCGGACAGATGTAAGAAAATATTTGTAATGACAACCATGGAGAAGAAGAAATACACTGAAGTTGCCGATTTATTGGGTATATCCGTCAACACTGTTAAAGTACAGGTATCCAAGGCTTATCGGATTTTAAAAGAAAAAATAGGATAA
- the aroB gene encoding 3-dehydroquinate synthase, with amino-acid sequence MQQIIKSDHLITDVEKAIQNIRHDKLFILTDENTHTHCFPLLAGIPLMRDAKEIVIPAGDTNKTIENLTRVWQLLTENGATRHSLLVNLGGGMVTDLGGFAAATFKRGISYINISTTLLGAVDAAVGGKTGINFEGYKNEIGSFYPSEAVIISSDFFHTLSHSDILSGYAEMIKHALIHSTAEWEEVLAYPFNEADYSKLNELVFRSVNIKQDIVEKDPYEKNIRKALNFGHTTAHAFESFAMNSEKPVPHGYAVAWGMIVELWLSYRLCGFPKEKLQRSVRFIQEHYGAFPISCDDYETLYEIARHDKKNIGDTIHFTLLSDIGDVQIDQTTDKELLFEAFDFYRDSVGL; translated from the coding sequence ATGCAGCAAATCATCAAAAGCGACCATCTTATAACCGATGTAGAAAAAGCAATTCAAAACATCAGGCACGATAAACTGTTTATTCTCACAGACGAAAATACGCATACTCATTGTTTTCCCCTACTTGCGGGCATACCATTAATGCGGGATGCCAAAGAAATTGTAATCCCCGCCGGCGATACCAACAAAACAATTGAAAACCTCACCAGGGTATGGCAACTCCTCACTGAAAACGGTGCGACACGCCATTCATTACTGGTAAATCTGGGAGGAGGCATGGTCACCGATTTGGGAGGATTTGCAGCAGCGACCTTTAAGCGAGGCATCAGCTATATTAATATTTCCACTACGCTGCTCGGAGCGGTGGATGCAGCCGTAGGCGGGAAGACCGGTATCAATTTCGAAGGATATAAAAATGAGATAGGCTCCTTTTATCCCTCCGAGGCTGTAATCATCTCATCTGATTTTTTCCATACACTTAGTCACTCCGACATTTTATCGGGATACGCGGAGATGATCAAGCATGCGTTGATCCACTCAACTGCGGAATGGGAAGAGGTACTTGCCTATCCTTTCAATGAGGCAGATTATTCAAAGCTGAATGAGCTCGTTTTCCGGTCAGTGAACATCAAGCAGGATATCGTGGAAAAAGATCCATACGAAAAAAATATCCGTAAAGCATTGAATTTCGGACATACTACAGCCCATGCGTTTGAGAGTTTTGCCATGAACAGCGAGAAGCCTGTCCCTCATGGTTATGCCGTGGCATGGGGGATGATCGTGGAACTCTGGCTATCATACAGGCTTTGTGGTTTCCCGAAAGAAAAACTACAAAGGAGTGTTCGTTTCATTCAGGAGCACTATGGCGCATTCCCCATCTCATGTGACGATTATGAAACATTGTACGAAATAGCCCGGCACGACAAAAAAAATATAGGTGATACCATCCATTTCACACTGTTGAGCGATATAGGAGATGTACAGATTGACCAGACAACGGATAAGGAATTGCTTTTCGAAGCATTCGATTTCTACAGGGATTCGGTGGGGTTATAA
- a CDS encoding alpha/beta hydrolase family protein, protein MRREFIQKIIFLFLLVVVFLFDSCNSKRNENIAGTKQADSTMLCVGNYWSEAEGKEFLEKQRKEYTTTDDWKKRSEQIRRQILKGTGLEKFPEKCPLNPIFGDTRTYDGYQVQNVAFESLPGVYVTGSLYTPLNKSEKLPAILNTHGHWSDLDDYGRYRPDAQKRFAVMARMGAMVFAYDMVGYGQLAEEYEWIHKHPEALKQQLWNSIRSVDFLLSMGADPDRIGITGASGGGTQAFILTAVDDRISVSVPVVQVSAHFFGGCVCESGMPIHKTENYQTNNVEIAACAAPRPLMLVSDGDDWTKNTPEVEYPFVKYIYELYGKSDLVESVHLPDDKHGYDYNKRAAVYPFLAKHLELDLAKAINPDGSLNENTIVIEDIKTLYPFDEKHPFPSHGIKKNDDVIWN, encoded by the coding sequence ATGAGACGGGAATTTATTCAAAAAATAATTTTTCTATTCCTGTTGGTCGTGGTTTTTCTGTTTGATTCCTGTAACTCTAAAAGGAATGAAAATATTGCCGGAACAAAACAAGCAGACTCAACCATGCTTTGTGTCGGGAACTATTGGAGCGAGGCTGAAGGGAAAGAATTTCTGGAAAAACAACGTAAGGAATACACAACCACCGACGACTGGAAGAAACGTTCGGAACAAATAAGAAGACAGATTTTAAAAGGGACAGGATTGGAGAAATTCCCCGAAAAGTGCCCTCTCAATCCTATTTTTGGGGATACACGGACATACGATGGTTATCAGGTTCAGAATGTTGCTTTCGAAAGCCTACCCGGAGTATATGTTACAGGAAGTCTCTACACTCCGTTAAACAAGAGTGAAAAACTGCCGGCTATTTTAAATACCCATGGACATTGGTCAGATCTTGATGATTATGGCCGATATCGCCCCGATGCCCAAAAACGATTCGCCGTTATGGCCCGGATGGGGGCAATGGTTTTTGCATACGACATGGTTGGATACGGACAACTTGCCGAAGAATACGAATGGATCCATAAGCATCCGGAAGCATTGAAACAACAATTGTGGAATAGTATCAGGAGTGTTGACTTCTTACTTTCCATGGGTGCGGATCCTGATCGAATCGGTATTACCGGAGCCTCCGGTGGCGGAACACAAGCATTCATACTTACAGCGGTCGATGACAGAATTTCGGTATCTGTCCCTGTAGTTCAAGTCTCTGCGCATTTTTTTGGCGGATGTGTATGTGAAAGTGGAATGCCGATACACAAGACAGAGAATTATCAGACCAACAATGTAGAAATAGCGGCATGTGCAGCTCCACGGCCGTTAATGCTCGTTTCTGACGGTGATGACTGGACAAAAAACACCCCTGAGGTTGAATATCCTTTCGTCAAATATATTTATGAGTTATACGGTAAATCGGATTTGGTTGAGAGCGTACATCTGCCTGATGACAAACATGGTTATGATTATAATAAGCGGGCTGCTGTATATCCGTTTTTAGCGAAACACCTAGAGCTTGACTTGGCAAAAGCTATCAATCCTGACGGTTCGTTGAATGAAAACACTATTGTAATAGAAGATATTAAAACATTATATCCTTTTGATGAAAAACATCCGTTTCCTTCCCACGGTATAAAGAAAAACGATGATGTAATCTGGAATTAA